The following DNA comes from Miscanthus floridulus cultivar M001 chromosome 5, ASM1932011v1, whole genome shotgun sequence.
ATACAGTCATGTGGAGACGAGCTCGATGATGATttgtagtccattgatgagggcctcgtactctgcgGCATTATTTGATGCTAAAAAATGGAGACAGATTgcgtagcggagcctgctcccgtccggggagatcagaaccactccagcccccaagACGGGTGCCATGACtgacccgttgaagtacatcgtctagtacttaTGGGTGACATCCAGGGTTAGGAGCTGGACTTCCGTCCATTTGGCGATGAAGTCAGCAAGAGcgtgagacttaatagcggtgtgggggacatacctgatgtcatggcccatgagctcgagagcccacttggagattcggcAAGCAACATCGTGGTTACGGATGACCTCCCTGAGTGGGTACGAGGTGACGACCATGacctcatggtcggtgaagtagtgtaggagcttttgggtcaccatcagcatggcgtacAGAAGCTTCTAAACCTAGGGGTAGCAAATTTTagcgtcggtgagtacctcaccgatgaagtacactagtcgttggaccttcagggggtgtcctagctcctccctctTGACGATGAGGGCGACACTCACAATGTGGTTGCTTgccgtgatgtagaggaggagggattctccctgtttgggagcgatgaggattggggccaacatcagtgatgctttgaggcttttccaaagcctgttgtgcctccTTTGTCTAGACAAATAcgtctgtcttcttgagaagtttgtagacaCGCATCCCCCATTCACCTAGTCGGAAGATGAATCGGCTTAGGGTGGCCCAACAACCAGTGAGCCTCTATACgtccttgacgttgcgtatagggcccatgttggagatggccgtgatttttttggggttgggcccattCACCTAGTCGAAACATGATGTAtttgagcagcttccccttcggaaccctgaaaacacatttttcaagattcaatttgacgctgaacctttggaggttcacgaatgtggtggccaagtttgtgatcaggtcactAGCTTGAGtcgttttcaccactatgtcatctacatagatggcgattgttggttttggccgcttggCTTGGTTAGGTTGGTcaggcgggtcgatttggttggtgaagcatcactgcatgcaccgttgataggtggcaccagcgttcttaagaccaaaaggcatggttatgtaatagtacgaaccatatgaggtgatgaatgaagtcacgacctggttagactctttcatcatgatctggtggtagcctgagtaggcatctaggaaggagaggatttcacaccctaaggtggagtcgactatcagatctatgcatggtaaagggaagtggtcctttgggcatgccttgttgaggctagtatagtcaatacacattctccatttctcattcttctttttcacaagaataggattagctagccagttggagtggtatacctcattgatgaatccggctgctagaAGTTTGGTaatctcttcacctatggccatACGCCTCTCGTCGTCAAAGCGATGCAGGATTTCCTTgatgggctttgagcctaggacaacgtgtagtgcgtgctcggtgacctccctcaatATGCCCGGCATGTTAGAAggcttccatgtgaagacatcatgatttgCGCATAGGAAGTCagcgagctcgctttcctatttggccgggagcttggtcctaatccgcaccatcttggttgggttgctAGGGtcgatctccaccaccttggtttccttagTCGGATGGAAGGTGCTTAAGGAGGTTTGCCCATTGCGGTCGAGGACTACTGGAGTCACCAAATTCCCGAGCTCCAGGAGCTTGATGgagttgatgacggtagtggtgagctcgtaatgctcgcgatcgcacgtgtaggcgtgcgagaaggtgcgACCTATGGTGATGACACTGTTCAAccttggcatctttagcttgaggtaggtgtagttggggatcaccatgaacttggtatagcatggccaccccaagatggcgtggtaggaccctagaaagtccactacCTTGAAGGTTAGGACCTCTGAGCGAAAGTTGACATGGTCACCAAAcgtgacgggtaggtcgatctacccaagtgggtaTGCCTGCGTCCCTGGGATCAtgctgtggaagggagagctcactgggcagaggtccgaccaggggatgcgcatggagTCGAGGGTAtcgacatagagaatgttgaggccgctacctctgtccatcagcaccttagtgaggcacttcttgcggatgatggggtcaatgatgagtGGGTAGCAACCTAGTTgagcgacgtgggaaggatggtctctttgatcaaaagtgatcggggagtcCGACTAGCTAAGAaaagaggggatggccgactcgACGGtgtatgcctctctatagcgtaaTTTGTGCTGGCGCTTAGAGTGGATGGTgttggatcccccaaagatcatgaggcattccttggggTCAGGGAAGCCGTCTTCATCCTTGCCCATCGTGCCTCtgttcttggcctcctcctccttaCCTTTCCCTTCTTTTGGCTTGGCGGCTTGCCATAGGAAGCGCTTGATGAGctcgcagtccttatagaggtatTTGACGggataggcatggttggtgcatggactctccatgagcttgtcaaagtggtcggGTTGGccttgctagggctgcttgcctatGTGGTCAGCCACGGCGACCAAAGCTAGGTTGGTCGGTCGgcgtcgatccttcttgttcttgcccttttgtgtggaggggcacttcccttggtcctcacgcttggccttgcccctgtcTCAACCACCGCTAAGGACCCccctgaccgcctcctcgccagatGTGTGCTTTGTagtgatgtcgagcaggtcgcgggtgatACGAGGCTTCacacagccgagcttgtggatcagggatttgcagtttgtcctagagaggaacacgCTGACGATGTCCATGTTGacaacatcaggaagggagttgcactgctttgagaacctgtggatgtaatcccatagggactcattgggctcctgctagcagctcttgaggtcctagaaaTTCCTAGAATAGACATACATCCCCTGGAAATTtttgacaaagaccctcttgagatccgcctagtcacggatgctgttggacagaaggaattcgagccatgatcgaacatgctcccccacgtagatggggaggtactagatgatgaagtagtcatcatccactcctctggctcgataggcaagccagaagtcttcgagccatatactggGGTTCGTCTCACTAGTGTACCTGGCGATATTGGTGGGCAGTCGGAAGCACTGTGGGAACAACGCTTTCTAGATGCGGCGACCAAAGGCTCATGGCCCTAGGCCATCCGAGCTAGGGCTCTGGTCGTTCGGTCGGTCGCCATGCCTACGGTGCGTGTCCTCGCACTCCTCGATGGTTAGGCTAGGGCACACGCCGCCTGCTCTCACCACCattcgatggacgtcatcatcatgttgGGCATGGCATTGATTGTTGATGATGTTGTGAGCATCACAGTTTGGCCCAAGCCATTTgcgcataggtggtcggtgtggagcgagcGCCGGGTTGGGCTGCAGTGTAGCCATGGCCTCCTGCTCCACTCTCAGCAACTTTTGTGGTGAGTGGACGGAGTGATTCGACTGGTGGGGCCCTAGTCCCCCGCCTGGGCAAGAGGCCGCATGCTGGTGTCGTAGCGCGAAGCTTTCTGCCTACTGAATGGCGACGGTCTCCACCAGCgcctggaggttccggtg
Coding sequences within:
- the LOC136454834 gene encoding uncharacterized protein yields the protein MVIPNYTYLKLKMPRLNSVITIGRTFSHAYTCDREHYELTTTVINSIKLLELGNLVTPVVLDRNGQTSLSTFHPTKETKVVEIDPSNPTKMVRIRTKLPAK